Proteins encoded within one genomic window of Dyadobacter chenhuakuii:
- a CDS encoding glyoxalase produces MKQSSLSIRPFIGSKDFEISRNFYRDMGFEEVVISPDMSLFKTDNVGFYLQDAFVRDWIDNTMIFMEVKNVQSTWDELVALDLPAKYSGVRLTPVRVEHWGRECFVHDPSGVLWHFGEFFDKK; encoded by the coding sequence ATGAAACAATCGTCATTATCCATAAGGCCGTTTATAGGGAGCAAAGACTTTGAAATATCCCGAAATTTCTATCGCGATATGGGCTTTGAAGAAGTTGTGATCTCACCGGATATGTCTCTTTTCAAAACAGACAATGTTGGCTTTTACCTGCAGGACGCGTTTGTCCGGGATTGGATCGACAACACAATGATATTCATGGAAGTAAAAAATGTGCAAAGCACGTGGGACGAGCTTGTTGCACTCGATCTTCCGGCGAAATACAGCGGCGTGCGGCTCACACCTGTTCGTGTCGAGCATTGGGGCCGCGAGTGTTTTGTCCACGATCCGTCCGGAGTGTTATGGCATTTCGGGGAGTTCTTTGATAAAAAATAG